From a single Drosophila sulfurigaster albostrigata strain 15112-1811.04 chromosome 3, ASM2355843v2, whole genome shotgun sequence genomic region:
- the LOC133846257 gene encoding palmitoyltransferase ZDHHC20-B isoform X5, with protein sequence MGNDDNRRRKTPCGCCMSVFKWIPVLFIFAVIGWSYYAYVVELCVLNTENRVAMIFMLFFYHITLILFLWSYWKTISTSVGRVPDHWRIPDDEVNHLFRADNPETQKRILNNFARNLPVTNRTMNGSVRFCDKCKIIKPDRSHHCSVCSCCVLKMDHHCPWVNNCVNFFNYKFFVLFLGYALIYCLYVAFTTLHDFIQFWQGQLNGSGMGRFHILFLFFISIMFAISLVSLFGYHIYLVLVNRTTLESFRAPVFRIGGPDKNGYNLGRYANFCEVFGDDWQYWFLPIFTSFGDGISYPIRHLEEDTESLLGYHSDTRIELEEDFLTEGRFQDSIIP encoded by the exons ATGGGCAACGACGACAATCGTCGGCGGAAGACACCTTGCGGCTGTTGCATGTCTGTGTTCAAGTGGATACCCGTGCTCTTCATCTTCGCCGTGATCGGCTGGTCCTACTACGCCTATGTGGTGGAACTATGTGTTC TAAACACGGAAAATCGGGTTGCCATGATATTCATGCTGTTCTTTTATCATATCACACTGATACTATTCCTCTGGTCGTATTGGAAAACCATTTCAACATCAGTAGGCCGCGTGCCGGATCAT tggcGCATACCAGATGACGAGGTCAATCATTTGTTCCGTGCCGACAATCCAGAGACACAAAaacgtattttaaataattttgcgCGCAATTTACCGGTTACAAATCG CACAATGAATGGCTCTGTGCGTTTTTGTGATAAGTGCAAGATCATCAAACCGGATCGATCGCATCATTGCAGCGTCTGCAGTTGTTGTGTCCTCAAAATGGATCATCATTGTCCCTGGGTGAACAATTGCGTTAACTTCTTCAATTACAAATTCTTTGTATTGTTTCTGGGCTACGCATTGATCTACTGTTTGTACGTTGCCTTCACCACGCTACACGATTTCATCCAATTCTGGCAG GGACAACTCAATGGCAGCGGCATGGGTCGCTTTCACATCCTATTCCTATTCTTCATCTCGATCATGTTTGCCATTAGTTTGGTGAGCCTTTTCGGCTATCACATATACTTGGTGCTCGTCAATCGCACCACTTTGG AATCGTTTAGAGCGCCCGTCTTTCGCATTGGCGGACCGGATAAGAATGGCTATAATCTGGGACGTTATGCAAACTTTTGTGAGGTGTTTGGCGACGATTGGCAGTATTGGTTTCTGCCCATCTTTACCAG CTTTGGCGATGGCATTAGTTATCCGATTCGACATCTAGAGGAAGATACCGAATCCCTACTGGGATATCACAGCGATACACGCATCGAACTGGAAGAGGACTTTCTGACAGAGGGACGCTTTCAGGACTCCATCATTCCATAG
- the LOC133846257 gene encoding palmitoyltransferase ZDHHC20-B isoform X3, with protein sequence MGNDDNRRRKTPCGCCMSVFKWIPVLFIFAVIGWSYYAYVVELCVLNTENRVAMIFMLFFYHITLILFLWSYWKTISTSVGRVPDHWRIPDDEVNHLFRADNPETQKRILNNFARNLPVTNRTMNGSVRFCDKCKIIKPDRSHHCSVCSCCVLKMDHHCPWVNNCVNFFNYKFFVLFLGYALIYCLYVAFTTLHDFIQFWQTENQLSEQGQLNGSGMGRFHILFLFFISIMFAISLVSLFGYHIYLVLVNRTTLESFRAPVFRIGGPDKNGYNLGRYANFCEVFGDDWQYWFLPIFTSFGDGISYPIRHLEEDTESLLGYHSDTRIELEEDFLTEGRFQDSIIP encoded by the exons ATGGGCAACGACGACAATCGTCGGCGGAAGACACCTTGCGGCTGTTGCATGTCTGTGTTCAAGTGGATACCCGTGCTCTTCATCTTCGCCGTGATCGGCTGGTCCTACTACGCCTATGTGGTGGAACTATGTGTTC TAAACACGGAAAATCGGGTTGCCATGATATTCATGCTGTTCTTTTATCATATCACACTGATACTATTCCTCTGGTCGTATTGGAAAACCATTTCAACATCAGTAGGCCGCGTGCCGGATCAT tggcGCATACCAGATGACGAGGTCAATCATTTGTTCCGTGCCGACAATCCAGAGACACAAAaacgtattttaaataattttgcgCGCAATTTACCGGTTACAAATCG CACAATGAATGGCTCTGTGCGTTTTTGTGATAAGTGCAAGATCATCAAACCGGATCGATCGCATCATTGCAGCGTCTGCAGTTGTTGTGTCCTCAAAATGGATCATCATTGTCCCTGGGTGAACAATTGCGTTAACTTCTTCAATTACAAATTCTTTGTATTGTTTCTGGGCTACGCATTGATCTACTGTTTGTACGTTGCCTTCACCACGCTACACGATTTCATCCAATTCTGGCAG aCCGAAAACCAATTATCGGAACAGGGACAACTCAATGGCAGCGGCATGGGTCGCTTTCACATCCTATTCCTATTCTTCATCTCGATCATGTTTGCCATTAGTTTGGTGAGCCTTTTCGGCTATCACATATACTTGGTGCTCGTCAATCGCACCACTTTGG AATCGTTTAGAGCGCCCGTCTTTCGCATTGGCGGACCGGATAAGAATGGCTATAATCTGGGACGTTATGCAAACTTTTGTGAGGTGTTTGGCGACGATTGGCAGTATTGGTTTCTGCCCATCTTTACCAG CTTTGGCGATGGCATTAGTTATCCGATTCGACATCTAGAGGAAGATACCGAATCCCTACTGGGATATCACAGCGATACACGCATCGAACTGGAAGAGGACTTTCTGACAGAGGGACGCTTTCAGGACTCCATCATTCCATAG
- the LOC133846257 gene encoding palmitoyltransferase ZDHHC20-B isoform X1 has translation MGNDDNRRRKTPCGCCMSVFKWIPVLFIFAVIGWSYYAYVVELCVLNTENRVAMIFMLFFYHITLILFLWSYWKTISTSVGRVPDHWRIPDDEVNHLFRADNPETQKRILNNFARNLPVTNRTMNGSVRFCDKCKIIKPDRSHHCSVCSCCVLKMDHHCPWVNNCVNFFNYKFFVLFLGYALIYCLYVAFTTLHDFIQFWQTENQLSEQGQLNGSGMGRFHILFLFFISIMFAISLVSLFGYHIYLVLVNRTTLESFRAPVFRIGGPDKNGYNLGRYANFCEVFGDDWQYWFLPIFTSKGDGLSYPTATEQTGNQSYDAMGHTNQSTANRLDVQPTDKLIDAIPLNNHQPHLELDNGQRIPSSQVIVNIEQRVAEASAAAAATAAADSCNVVIDLIGDQTAAKDAAVLNGGHPLSANGTADKIV, from the exons ATGGGCAACGACGACAATCGTCGGCGGAAGACACCTTGCGGCTGTTGCATGTCTGTGTTCAAGTGGATACCCGTGCTCTTCATCTTCGCCGTGATCGGCTGGTCCTACTACGCCTATGTGGTGGAACTATGTGTTC TAAACACGGAAAATCGGGTTGCCATGATATTCATGCTGTTCTTTTATCATATCACACTGATACTATTCCTCTGGTCGTATTGGAAAACCATTTCAACATCAGTAGGCCGCGTGCCGGATCAT tggcGCATACCAGATGACGAGGTCAATCATTTGTTCCGTGCCGACAATCCAGAGACACAAAaacgtattttaaataattttgcgCGCAATTTACCGGTTACAAATCG CACAATGAATGGCTCTGTGCGTTTTTGTGATAAGTGCAAGATCATCAAACCGGATCGATCGCATCATTGCAGCGTCTGCAGTTGTTGTGTCCTCAAAATGGATCATCATTGTCCCTGGGTGAACAATTGCGTTAACTTCTTCAATTACAAATTCTTTGTATTGTTTCTGGGCTACGCATTGATCTACTGTTTGTACGTTGCCTTCACCACGCTACACGATTTCATCCAATTCTGGCAG aCCGAAAACCAATTATCGGAACAGGGACAACTCAATGGCAGCGGCATGGGTCGCTTTCACATCCTATTCCTATTCTTCATCTCGATCATGTTTGCCATTAGTTTGGTGAGCCTTTTCGGCTATCACATATACTTGGTGCTCGTCAATCGCACCACTTTGG AATCGTTTAGAGCGCCCGTCTTTCGCATTGGCGGACCGGATAAGAATGGCTATAATCTGGGACGTTATGCAAACTTTTGTGAGGTGTTTGGCGACGATTGGCAGTATTGGTTTCTGCCCATCTTTACCAG TAAGGGTGATGGATTGAGCTATCCGACGGCCACAGAGCAGACGGGCAACCAGAGTTACGATGCGATGGGCCACACCAATCAGAGCACCGCCAACAGGTTAGATGTCCAACCGACAGATAAGTTGATTGACGCAATTCCCCTCAATAATCATCAACCTCATCTGGAGCTAGACAACGGCCAGCGCATCCCGTCTAGTCAAGTCATTGTCAATATTGAGCAAAGAGTTGCCGAAGCATCcgcggctgcagcagcaacagcagcagcagactcATGCAACGTAGTCATTGATTTAATCGGTGATCAGACGGCTGCCAAGGATGCTGCGGTTCTAAATGGTGGCCATCCATTGTCTGCCAATGGCACTGCCGATAAAATCGTATAA
- the LOC133846257 gene encoding palmitoyltransferase ZDHHC20-B isoform X2: MGNDDNRRRKTPCGCCMSVFKWIPVLFIFAVIGWSYYAYVVELCVLNTENRVAMIFMLFFYHITLILFLWSYWKTISTSVGRVPDHWRIPDDEVNHLFRADNPETQKRILNNFARNLPVTNRTMNGSVRFCDKCKIIKPDRSHHCSVCSCCVLKMDHHCPWVNNCVNFFNYKFFVLFLGYALIYCLYVAFTTLHDFIQFWQGQLNGSGMGRFHILFLFFISIMFAISLVSLFGYHIYLVLVNRTTLESFRAPVFRIGGPDKNGYNLGRYANFCEVFGDDWQYWFLPIFTSKGDGLSYPTATEQTGNQSYDAMGHTNQSTANRLDVQPTDKLIDAIPLNNHQPHLELDNGQRIPSSQVIVNIEQRVAEASAAAAATAAADSCNVVIDLIGDQTAAKDAAVLNGGHPLSANGTADKIV, encoded by the exons ATGGGCAACGACGACAATCGTCGGCGGAAGACACCTTGCGGCTGTTGCATGTCTGTGTTCAAGTGGATACCCGTGCTCTTCATCTTCGCCGTGATCGGCTGGTCCTACTACGCCTATGTGGTGGAACTATGTGTTC TAAACACGGAAAATCGGGTTGCCATGATATTCATGCTGTTCTTTTATCATATCACACTGATACTATTCCTCTGGTCGTATTGGAAAACCATTTCAACATCAGTAGGCCGCGTGCCGGATCAT tggcGCATACCAGATGACGAGGTCAATCATTTGTTCCGTGCCGACAATCCAGAGACACAAAaacgtattttaaataattttgcgCGCAATTTACCGGTTACAAATCG CACAATGAATGGCTCTGTGCGTTTTTGTGATAAGTGCAAGATCATCAAACCGGATCGATCGCATCATTGCAGCGTCTGCAGTTGTTGTGTCCTCAAAATGGATCATCATTGTCCCTGGGTGAACAATTGCGTTAACTTCTTCAATTACAAATTCTTTGTATTGTTTCTGGGCTACGCATTGATCTACTGTTTGTACGTTGCCTTCACCACGCTACACGATTTCATCCAATTCTGGCAG GGACAACTCAATGGCAGCGGCATGGGTCGCTTTCACATCCTATTCCTATTCTTCATCTCGATCATGTTTGCCATTAGTTTGGTGAGCCTTTTCGGCTATCACATATACTTGGTGCTCGTCAATCGCACCACTTTGG AATCGTTTAGAGCGCCCGTCTTTCGCATTGGCGGACCGGATAAGAATGGCTATAATCTGGGACGTTATGCAAACTTTTGTGAGGTGTTTGGCGACGATTGGCAGTATTGGTTTCTGCCCATCTTTACCAG TAAGGGTGATGGATTGAGCTATCCGACGGCCACAGAGCAGACGGGCAACCAGAGTTACGATGCGATGGGCCACACCAATCAGAGCACCGCCAACAGGTTAGATGTCCAACCGACAGATAAGTTGATTGACGCAATTCCCCTCAATAATCATCAACCTCATCTGGAGCTAGACAACGGCCAGCGCATCCCGTCTAGTCAAGTCATTGTCAATATTGAGCAAAGAGTTGCCGAAGCATCcgcggctgcagcagcaacagcagcagcagactcATGCAACGTAGTCATTGATTTAATCGGTGATCAGACGGCTGCCAAGGATGCTGCGGTTCTAAATGGTGGCCATCCATTGTCTGCCAATGGCACTGCCGATAAAATCGTATAA
- the LOC133846257 gene encoding palmitoyltransferase ZDHHC20-B isoform X4, translating to MGNDDNRRRKTPCGCCMSVFKWIPVLFIFAVIGWSYYAYVVELCVLNTENRVAMIFMLFFYHITLILFLWSYWKTISTSVGRVPDHWRIPDDEVNHLFRADNPETQKRILNNFARNLPVTNRTMNGSVRFCDKCKIIKPDRSHHCSVCSCCVLKMDHHCPWVNNCVNFFNYKFFVLFLGYALIYCLYVAFTTLHDFIQFWQTENQLSEQGQLNGSGMGRFHILFLFFISIMFAISLVSLFGYHIYLVLVNRTTLESFRAPVFRIGGPDKNGYNLGRYANFCEVFGDDWQYWFLPIFTSKGDGLSYPTATEQTGNQSYDAMGHTNQSTANRQRPAHPV from the exons ATGGGCAACGACGACAATCGTCGGCGGAAGACACCTTGCGGCTGTTGCATGTCTGTGTTCAAGTGGATACCCGTGCTCTTCATCTTCGCCGTGATCGGCTGGTCCTACTACGCCTATGTGGTGGAACTATGTGTTC TAAACACGGAAAATCGGGTTGCCATGATATTCATGCTGTTCTTTTATCATATCACACTGATACTATTCCTCTGGTCGTATTGGAAAACCATTTCAACATCAGTAGGCCGCGTGCCGGATCAT tggcGCATACCAGATGACGAGGTCAATCATTTGTTCCGTGCCGACAATCCAGAGACACAAAaacgtattttaaataattttgcgCGCAATTTACCGGTTACAAATCG CACAATGAATGGCTCTGTGCGTTTTTGTGATAAGTGCAAGATCATCAAACCGGATCGATCGCATCATTGCAGCGTCTGCAGTTGTTGTGTCCTCAAAATGGATCATCATTGTCCCTGGGTGAACAATTGCGTTAACTTCTTCAATTACAAATTCTTTGTATTGTTTCTGGGCTACGCATTGATCTACTGTTTGTACGTTGCCTTCACCACGCTACACGATTTCATCCAATTCTGGCAG aCCGAAAACCAATTATCGGAACAGGGACAACTCAATGGCAGCGGCATGGGTCGCTTTCACATCCTATTCCTATTCTTCATCTCGATCATGTTTGCCATTAGTTTGGTGAGCCTTTTCGGCTATCACATATACTTGGTGCTCGTCAATCGCACCACTTTGG AATCGTTTAGAGCGCCCGTCTTTCGCATTGGCGGACCGGATAAGAATGGCTATAATCTGGGACGTTATGCAAACTTTTGTGAGGTGTTTGGCGACGATTGGCAGTATTGGTTTCTGCCCATCTTTACCAG TAAGGGTGATGGATTGAGCTATCCGACGGCCACAGAGCAGACGGGCAACCAGAGTTACGATGCGATGGGCCACACCAATCAGAGCACCGCCAACAG ACAACGGCCAGCGCATCCCGTCTAG